The stretch of DNA TTTTCATTGAGTTGCCCAAATGCTGTCTCAATTGGGTTTTCTGCAACGAGATTGGCGTGGATGATTTGCAAGTAATCGCCAGCCGAAAGTTTATTCTCTAAGGCAGTTTGATTGAGATCTAATAATTTATCTCCTTTTTGCAAATGCAGAATGTTATCTTTGCCTTGGATGAAATTTTTGTCAGAAGCTTGCTGAATGATATTACTCAATGGAAGGGTCGAGGAGAGCTCAACATCAAGCACCAAAGCTTCAGAAGGGTGTTTAATGTGTAAGGAAATGAACGAATCGCTAGCGTCCGTTTCTTCGACAATTGCCTCTTCTTGATGCGCAATAATTCGAATAACAGCACCATCGTTCAGGGCTTGAATTTCATCAAATGTAATTTGGCGATCTAATGCTTGCCCCATTAATTCAAAGTCATATCCATGCTTATTTTCATTAATAAAACCACTCAGCAAAAGATTATTAATCATTTCCTCTACCGTGAATGAACCATCAATGTCTACATTAAAAGTAGTGCCATATTGAGGGTGCATAAAATTTAGATTGTATTCAGTCATTGGGCGCTTATTCTATAGGGTTAATTACAAAATTTGAATGATCAAAGAATCAAAAAGATAAAGGACAATAAATAGTACCTTCAAAATACTAAAATTCAAGAAAAAGAAAAATTATTCTATTTGAGATTTTGGATGTCTTATTTAAAAAATTAACGGAGTATTATTAAAAACAACAAAAGGAAAGAGATAGTTCCCCCTATTTAAGGGACAAAAGTCCATTTAAGTCGATAAAATTTGAACGGATTAATGATCTATTTGTTTAGGTATTGGCAAAGAAGAATTAAATCAAATTGTTTGCTTAATTTGATAGAGGTCTTATTTTTGTAAGAACCTTATTAATTAAAGTTTTATCCATAGAAAAAAATGCAAATTATTACCTTGGTTACCTTAGTTTTATCCCTTTTGTTAATAACCAATTCTAATGCTCAAAATGAAATAAGTTCTTTTGATGAGGCGGTGCAACCTCAATTACCTGATTATTCTAAATTGGAACATTGGGCTTCCCATCCCAACAAAAAAGACAATGCAGACAAAATACCTCGCCCCTTGAGAAAAGAGCTAACGAATTTGCCAGAGCAGGTAGATGTCTTTTTTTTGCACCCCACTATTTTTACCGCTGAGCCCAAAAACGAGTACATTTGGAATGCTGCTGTTGAAGACCAAAAGCTAAACAAACAAGTGGATAAGACAACCATTAAATTGCAAGCTAGTATCTTTAATCAAGCGGGTAAAATTTATGCACCAAGGTATCGCCAAGCTCATCTTAGAAGCTTTTTTCATCCTAATTTAGAAGAGGGGGAAAAGGCATTGGAATTGGCTTATAATGATATAAAAACGGCCTTTAAATATTATTTAGAGCATTACAACAATGGAAGACCTTTTATCTTGGCAGGACATAGCCAAGGAGCAAGGCATCTAAAAACGCTGCTTAAAGAAATGTTTGATGGCACCGAATTGTACCAGCAATTAATTGCTGCCTATATTGTTGGTTGGGGAGTAGAAGCAGATAGTTTTGATGAAATTCCCTTGGGGACAAGCCCCGATCAAACGGGCTGTTTTGTCACTTGGAGGACTTATGCAAAAGGCTACCGCCCCGATTGGATACAGGAAAATGATGTTTGTGTGAACCCATTGACATGGAAGGCAGATTCTACTTATGCGCCCTATGAAGCAAATGCAGGAGCCATTCTATTTGGTTTTAATACGTTGCGCAAACACCTTTTTGATGCCCAAGTACAAGGACCGATTTTGTGGGTAGGAAAGCCGAATATGTTCTTAGGTGGTTTGTTGAAGCGTGATAACTATCACGTAGGAGACTATAATTTATTTTATTTGAGTGTGCGCAATAATGCTATTCTAAGAGCGAAGGCATTTTTAGGGCAGCAATAGAAGTTATTACGAAATAAATTTGCAGCCATACCATTTCATTATTTATTTTCTTTGGTCATGATATAGTTCATGAACTTCGTTTCGTAATAACTTCTAATAGCCTATTGGTTTTATTTCCAGTTTTTGAAGGGGCATTGTACTAAATTGGCATTGTAATATCGAGGATCGAGAGAGACTTCTTGTTTGATCCAAACAGGAAGTCTTATGCTTTCATGTTCAGCTTGTAATTCTACTTCGGCAACAATTAACCCTAGGTTTTCTCCCTCAAATTCATCTATTTCCCAAGTGAGTCCTTCAATAGCAATGGTGTAGCGTGTTTTTTCAATAATTGCCCCTTCACAGAGCGGAAGCAGATCCAATCCTTCTTCTAAGGGAATGGGATATTCAAATTCTATTCTTTTTATGCCCTCATTTTTTCCCTTTATCGTTAGATAAGCGTTGTTGTTTTTGATGCGGATTCGAACCGTACGTTCAGGATTTAGTGATAAGTATCCTTGACGAATCGGAGTTGCTACAGCAAGCGGTTTGGTGAGCTGCCAAAGTGTAGGATTAACCAAGTATTTGCGTTCGATTTCTATCCCCATAGGAGTTTGATTTAAAATTCTTTAATGCGTCGAAAAGTGATGGTTTTAAATTCGTCAACTAAACTTAGCTTTTTTCCATTGATCTGTTCTATTGGGTAGGATTCTTGACCGTATGAGTGATTCAAAATCAAAAAACGACCATCATTGCTTACATACCATTGCCCTGTTTTGGAGATATGTTCTTGTTCAAAAATTTTGAGACTGCCATCTTCGTTTAAATAGAGGGTGTAGTTAGCCCCTTCAACGATTCTTTTACCCACCTTTTTTAGAGACCATGCACCACTAATTTTTTTTGCTACTTTATTGGTAGAAGGAGCTTTGGGAAGCTGGTCTGTTTTGGTCATCAAATAGCTACCATATTCATCGGTTAGTTGAAGTTTTTGTTTTTGCAAAAAATGAATTCCAATGGTTTGCGTATAATCGTCATTCGATAGGGTTAAGGTGCGATTGTCATCGCTTAAGACCCATCTGCCTAAGCGAGCATCTCCATCTGTGATTTCTTGGCTAATGCCATTGTCCCAAAAAATTATTTTTAAACGTTGCTCATCAACGACATAGGTGCTATCTTCTAATTGAACTAACGACCATTCTCCTTTTAGTTTTCGGCGAGCAGCTTTATGACTAAGTGATTTTATTTTTAGTTGCCTAGAAAGTAATAGCCCTTCATTAGGGCTTGATAAACCCAAGAAAAATAAATCTAGATAATTAAGAAAAAAGACCTGAGCTGTAGGGGCATTTTTTTTTGAAAGAATAATGGACTTATTGCGATTGGAAAATTCCCAATTGTAAATGTCTATTTCATTCTGTGCAGTCCTAAGTTGTAGTGTACCACTAGGCTGAAAGGTATAAACGGCACCTTTGGTTTTGCCTTTGTTTTCTACT from Aureispira anguillae encodes:
- a CDS encoding CYTH domain-containing protein — encoded protein: MGIEIERKYLVNPTLWQLTKPLAVATPIRQGYLSLNPERTVRIRIKNNNAYLTIKGKNEGIKRIEFEYPIPLEEGLDLLPLCEGAIIEKTRYTIAIEGLTWEIDEFEGENLGLIVAEVELQAEHESIRLPVWIKQEVSLDPRYYNANLVQCPFKNWK
- a CDS encoding DUF3089 domain-containing protein, with amino-acid sequence MQIITLVTLVLSLLLITNSNAQNEISSFDEAVQPQLPDYSKLEHWASHPNKKDNADKIPRPLRKELTNLPEQVDVFFLHPTIFTAEPKNEYIWNAAVEDQKLNKQVDKTTIKLQASIFNQAGKIYAPRYRQAHLRSFFHPNLEEGEKALELAYNDIKTAFKYYLEHYNNGRPFILAGHSQGARHLKTLLKEMFDGTELYQQLIAAYIVGWGVEADSFDEIPLGTSPDQTGCFVTWRTYAKGYRPDWIQENDVCVNPLTWKADSTYAPYEANAGAILFGFNTLRKHLFDAQVQGPILWVGKPNMFLGGLLKRDNYHVGDYNLFYLSVRNNAILRAKAFLGQQ